A region of the Festucalex cinctus isolate MCC-2025b chromosome 8, RoL_Fcin_1.0, whole genome shotgun sequence genome:
ACCGGAGTCAAGATGTGCCATGTTGaaataatgggggaaaaaaaaaaaaaaaaaaaaaaaatgtaacactaGGCAGCTATCATGAAACAACTAAAGGTTTATTCTGTTATTTTTGGGATTGAGGTATATAATCAAAACAAGGGCAAAAGATGAGAACCTACATTGTAATGTAATATATGAAATATTATGTgatatttgaataaaaacactCAGTGGTGGCTTGCTGTGAAGCAGTGCTGACAGAATTCCTCACATCACGTTTTCATGCAGTGCGATGAACTTTACAAATGTCCCCAAAACGTTGCACATCGTGCTCCTTGAAGACGTGTTGAGCAGAGCAAGGGTTATGGCAACACAGCCTATTTCTTTCAATGACACACAAATCTTTGATCAGTAAATGAAGGCTAAGGCCCACTCACAAGCATCTCTAACTGGTTTATTATTTCAATGTTCGCGTCGGCACGGTTGGCATTCAGCAAATTTCCTGTGGAAAGTTCTGCCGTCCCTGCAGGAATGTAACCACGCACGTCCACTAAACACGAGTCAGCGCAACGTGCTTACGACTGAATATGGTGTGTTTATGTACATATTGCTATTACGTTAGGCAGCTTATTGCTGCGTTAGCGCTACTCCTTGTGTTGCTTATCTCTCCTCCTGCAGAAGCTGAAGTCTGTCCTCTGCATAGTGAGGCCTGCTGTGTCCAGTGTCGATGGCTTCGCAGTCGTCTGTGAAAAACACCAAGTCCTgccaaaagcaataaaaacgcgAGGTCACCTCAAAGCGGCAAAAGCGAGTCTGCCAGTGAGTCGGAGGCTATGTGAGTTTTTAAATACTCTCACCCGATAGCAAATTCTTGTGACGATGGCATACAAGTtctggatttttgtttttagtaacaCCATCCTGGGTCGCTCTCGGCAGTACTGGCTGGGATGGTTCACAAGTACGTAGAGGAAGTCACGGAGCTTGGTCGTGATGCAGGAGTTCTACAACGATAAAGACACCGTATTTGTCTCGAAATGACGAAAGCCAAGGCATGAGCACTCATAATCACCAAAATATAAAAGCTAGCACAcctcaaatgaaaatatcagagaaaaatatatatatcattttcattattggtatagttaacaaaataaaattcaatattaTACAGATTCACAGTGGAAAATACTTTAAGGCTAATCTTTtgattcttataaatgttttttttcccagctgaAAGGCAAAatagaattacatttttaatttaattaaaaaataaaataaaatatttttttctgtgtcaATTGAATATACA
Encoded here:
- the cytl1 gene encoding cytokine-like protein 1, with the protein product MRIGLAVALCFFTSFVCLSECAPPTCYSRSLSLSKEVMTLLDKIHTYHRTKTCAEVLPTIFLDVHNSCITTKLRDFLYVLVNHPSQYCRERPRMVLLKTKIQNLYAIVTRICYRDLVFFTDDCEAIDTGHSRPHYAEDRLQLLQEER